A window of Kineococcus sp. NBC_00420 genomic DNA:
GTGGGCTCCCCCGCAGCCGCTGGACGCCGAGGGTGTCCGGGCGGCGCTGGCCACGCGCGGTGCCCGCGCCTGGCAGCTCGACCTGGTGTCGGGACCCGTCGCGGAGGCCATGGCGCAGGCCCGCGTCCCCGAACCGGACGCGGAACCCGTCCCCGACGCTGGTTGAGCTCGACACCGCTCCTCTTGCCGAGCGGCCGTTCGTGCGTCATCGTCGACACCGCGTCACGACGAAGTGGTGCGTCAACGGCGACGGAGGTGGACGTGGAACGCCTCACCCTGGACGAGCAGCTCTCCGCAGCGGCGATGGCCCGGCACTGGGTCTGTGACCACTGCCCCGACGAGCACCTGCCCGCCGCGCGGCGCTGGATCGCCGAACTGCTGACGAGCGAACTGGTCCACAACGCCTTCTCGCACGGCCGGGGCCCGGTCGTCCTGTCGTTGACCCACGACGAGGAGGGCATCCTCGTCGGCATCTCCGACCACGAGGAACGCGTCCCGACGTTGCGCGAGCAGTCGCCGGGAGCCACGGAAGGTCGGGGCATCGCCCTCGTCGACGCCCTCGCCACGACCTGGGGCGTCTACGGCAGCGACGGCAGCGAGACCGACGAGGCCTCCGGCGACTGGCCGAGCCCCCAGGAGCGCTCCGGCGGCAAGACCGTCTGGTTCCACCTCGCCACCGGGTGAGCCGTCTGCGCCCGTTCGGGGGACGCCGAGTCGGGCGCAGGCGTGGTTTCGCCTACCGTCTGCCACGTGAGCACCGATCAGCCGCGCCCCATCAGGGCCCTCCTACGACGCTGCGTGCTCGCCGCCAGCGTGCTCGGTGACCTCGACGTCGACCTCGACGACGAGGGTGTCCGGATGCCCGGCTGCTCGCCGTTGCAGTGGTCGGACCTGGCCCGCACGGCCGCCGGCGCCGGTGAGGAGGTCGCCCGGTTGCGGGTGGCCGACCTGCTGCACGCCCACCTGGAACTGCACCGCGGTGAGGTCTGGACCGTTCCGCTGGCGATCCCCGTCGGGGCCGACCGCCACCCCGCCTACGGCTGGACGCACACCCCCCAGCTCGGGGGCGCGCTCGACCTCGGCCTCGGCGTCGTGGTCCGCGACGAGAGCGGCGGACGGGTGCGGGAACGGACGCTGCCGGTCCCCGTCGCCTCCGCCCGCGCCACCGGCCGCTCCTCCCGGCTCAGCGACGTCGACCTGGCCCGCCTCGAGGACATCGGCGCCCTCGTCGCACGACGACTGGTCCGCGACGCCGGCAGCCGGGGACTCGGCGCCACCGACGGTCTCCTCCGCCCCGTCGCCGGCTGCGACGTCCCGACCCTGCTGGCGTCGCGGACCCTGCGCGAGCACCTCGTCGCCGGCCCGGACCGGGCCGTCGGGAACCTGCTGCGCGCCGTCGCGATCCCCGACCGGACCCGCGGCTGGTTCGACCTCGCCCGCATCGACCCCGCCTACGTCGGTGCCGCCTGGATGGCCACCGACGCCGCGGACCGGGGCTTCCGCCGGCCGGTGCTGGTGACGCTGGACGAGGTGGCGCTCGCGCCGAGCAGCCCGCGGCTCGTGGAGCGGGTCCTCGCCGACTGAGGGGTCCGTGCGCGATGCTGCGGGCATGGCCACGATCAGCGCTGTCGTCCGCCCGGTGTCCGGAACCGCCACGGCGGTGGGGAGCAGCGGCGGCCACTGCATCGTCGTGGACCGCCCCGACGGGGCGGCCGGCGGGGCGGGACTCGGGTTCAACGGCGGGCAGCTGCTCGCGTTGGCGATCGCGGGGTGCCTGGCCAACGACCTGCGCTACGCCGCAGCCGACCCGGAGGACCCGCACCTGGACGCGGTGCGGGTGCTCGCCGACGTCGACGTCGTGGAGGGTCGCGTGGTGGGGGCACGGGTCCGGTTCGAGGGCGGTGGCGCGGTCGCGGAACTCCTCCGGGCCGCCATCGCGGACTCGACGGTGCTCGCCGCGGTCCGCAGCGGGTTTCCGGTCGAGGTGGTCGGCGCGTGAGCGTCCTGCTGGTGCCCGGGGGTCCCCTGCTGGACCCGGCCTACCTCCCCTTCGAACTCCCCGGCGAACGCGTCCTGGTGGCCGACCTGCGGTTCGCGCCGGCACGGCGCTGCGACCAGCTCGTCGACGCGCTGGAGGAGTTGCGGGAGGCGCACGGGATCCCCGTGGTCGACCTGGTGGCGCACTCGGCGGGGGCGAACCTCGCCGTCCGCTACCTGGAACGCTTCGCCCACCGGGTCGCACGGTTGGTGCTCGTCACCCCGAGCGTGTTCGCCGTCGGGCTGCCGGTGTCGGCGGAGACCCGGTCACGGACGGCGGAACTCAGCCGTGACGAACCCTGGTTCGAGCAGAGCTTCGCTGCGCTGCAGCGGGTCGGTGCGGGCCACGGCGAGCCGGACGACTGGGACGCCGTGGGGCGGTTCACCGGTTCCGATCCCGCGGAGGAATCCGACCCGGTGCTGGCGGCGGAGTTCACCGCCCCGGGTGCGTTCGACCCGACGGCCACCCGCGCGGCTGTCGCAGGTTTCGCCGGGGAGGTGCTGGTGCTGGCCGGGGAGTTCGACGTCGGCGCTCCCCCGGCCGTCCTGCGGGAGTTCGCCGAGCTGTTCCCGCGGGCCCGTTTCGTGGAACTCACCCGGGCCCGGCACTTCCCGTGGCGCGACGACCCCGCGGGCTTCGCACAGGTGGTGCGGAGTTTCCTGGCGCCGGAGGAACCGGAGGACCTCCCGGGCGGGCGCAACCTCGGGGCGGTCCGGATCGGGCGCACCGTCCGGAAGGCGGCGGGCACGCAGACCCCGACCGTGCAGGCCCTGCTCGGCGACCTGCACGCGCAGGGGTTCCACCGCGTCCCGCGTCCGCTGGGGATCGACGAAGCGGGCCGGGAGGTCTGGGAGTACCTGCGGGGCAGCACCATCGGTACGCAGGAACCCTGGCCGGACTGGGTCTTCGGTGACGCGCTGCTCACCGACGTGGGGTACTGGCTGCGGGAGTTCCACGACGCCTCGGAGCAGTTCTGGAGCGAGGACGGCCGGATCCTCGGCCACCAGGACCTCGCGCCCTACAACGCCGTCGTCGACGGTGAGCGTCTGGTCGGGTTCGTCGACTGGGACCTGGTGGCCCCCTCCGTCCCGTTGCGCGACCTGGCGTTCGTCGCGCTGCGGTGGGTCCCGCTGATGGGGCAGGACGGTCGCACCCCGGAGCAGCGGTGGCGGCGGTTGCGGGCCCTGCTCGCCGCCTACGGCTGGAGGGGCAGCGAGGAGGAGGTGCTCGACGCGGTGCGGGTTCGCGCCCAGGACCACGCCGACGGCCTGCGCCAGGCCGCCCTCGACGGGTGGGGTCCGGCCGTGGAACTCGTGGCGGAGGGGGTGGCCGACGAGTTCGACCGTGCCGCAGCGGGTCTGGCGGGGTTGTTGTGAGCATCGAGGAGGTGCTGGCCGCGGCGCGGGTCGGACTCGACCGGCTGACCCCGGAGCAGTTGTGCACCGAGCAGCGGGCGGGGGCGCTGGTCGTCGACACCCGCACCCCGGCCCACCGGGTCGAGCAGGGGGAGTTCCCGGGCGCGCTGGTCATCGACCGGACGGTGCTGGAGTGGCGACTCGATCCGACCTGCCCCTTCCGGATCCCGGAGGCGACCGGACCGGACCTGCGGGTGGTCGTGGTGTGCCGGCACGGCTACAGCTCCAGCCTGGCCGCGGCGTCGCTGCGGGCGGTCGGTCTGCACCGGGCCACCGACCTCGAGGGCGGGGTGCAGGCGTGGCTCGCCGCGGGGTTCCCCGTACACCGCGGGCCGGTCCGTGAGGTGACGTAGAGTTGCGTCATGCGCACCAGGCGTCACGCTGCGATCGTCGGTGGACTGGTCGTGGCCGGTCTGCTCGCCACCGGGGCACCGGCGCAGGCCGTGAGCACCCCGTTCGCCTACACCGGCATCGTCCGCGCCGCGGGCGCCGACCGGTACGAGACCGCGGCCGTCGTCTCCCACGGTTCCTTCGCACCCTCGCCCGGGTCGGCACTGTTCCTGGCCAGCGGTGAGTCCTTCGCCGACGCCCTCGCGGACGGCCCTGCCGCCGCCGGCCTCGACGGTCCGCTGCTGCTGACCGCCGCGAGGGGTCTCCCCCGACCCACGATCGACGTGCTGAAGCGGCTCGCGCCCGCGTTCGTGCACGTCGTGGGTGGGCCGGACCGCGTGCCCGACGCCGTCCTCAGCGCCGTGCGGGCACTGCTGCCCACCGCGACCGTCGACCGCACCGCGGGGGCGGACCGGTACGCGACGGCCACCGCGATCGCGACGCGCTTCTTCCCCGCGAACCAGACCTCCTTCGTCCTGGCCCGCGGTGACGCCTTCCCCGACGCCGTCTCGGGAGCGGCCCTGGCCGGCGGGAGGGGCGAACCGCTGCTGCTGACCGCGCCGAAGGCCCTCCCGTCGACCGTCACCGCCTGGCTCAACGCCTCCGACCGGGCCCGCGCCACCGTGATCGGCGGGGTCGACTCGGTCTCGGACCCCGTCGCGGACCAGGTCGCCCTCTTCCTCACCGACGCCGACCCGGTCGCGCGGCTCTCCGGTGCGGACCGCTACGACACCGCCGCCGTCGTGGCCCGGACGACCTTCCCCGACGCGGAGGTCGCGGTCCTGGCGACCGGCCGGAACTTCCCCGACGCCCTGGCCGCCGTGCCGGCGGCCGCGGTCAACGGCGCACCGTTGCTGCTGGTACCGGGCGACTGCACGCCCGCCGCCACGGACGACTACCTCTCGGGCGCGACCTCGCTCGGCGCGACGATCGTCGTGGGCGACGAGTCGGCGATCTCCGAGGAGTCCTTCGCGGGGACCTGCTGACCGCCGAGCGCCACCGCCTCGACCAACGTCCGGGCGACGTCCTGCGGGGCGAGCCCGGCCTCGTCGAGGAGGGCGTCGCGGCTGCCGACGTCCAGGAAACGTTGCGGGAGAGCGAAGGTGTGCACGGTCGTCGGGTCGTCGCGCCCGCGCAGCGCCGCCGCCAGCGCCCAGCCGACACCGCCGACCTCGCCACCGTCCTCGAGCACGGCGACGTGGCCGTGGCTGCGGGCCAGCTCCAGCAGCGCCTCGTCCACCGGCACCACCCAGCGCGGGTCGACGACGGTCACGCCGACGCCGTGGGCCCGCAGCCGAGCGGCGACGTCGAGG
This region includes:
- a CDS encoding ATP-binding protein, giving the protein MERLTLDEQLSAAAMARHWVCDHCPDEHLPAARRWIAELLTSELVHNAFSHGRGPVVLSLTHDEEGILVGISDHEERVPTLREQSPGATEGRGIALVDALATTWGVYGSDGSETDEASGDWPSPQERSGGKTVWFHLATG
- a CDS encoding rhodanese-like domain-containing protein → MSIEEVLAAARVGLDRLTPEQLCTEQRAGALVVDTRTPAHRVEQGEFPGALVIDRTVLEWRLDPTCPFRIPEATGPDLRVVVVCRHGYSSSLAAASLRAVGLHRATDLEGGVQAWLAAGFPVHRGPVREVT
- a CDS encoding alpha/beta fold hydrolase encodes the protein MSVLLVPGGPLLDPAYLPFELPGERVLVADLRFAPARRCDQLVDALEELREAHGIPVVDLVAHSAGANLAVRYLERFAHRVARLVLVTPSVFAVGLPVSAETRSRTAELSRDEPWFEQSFAALQRVGAGHGEPDDWDAVGRFTGSDPAEESDPVLAAEFTAPGAFDPTATRAAVAGFAGEVLVLAGEFDVGAPPAVLREFAELFPRARFVELTRARHFPWRDDPAGFAQVVRSFLAPEEPEDLPGGRNLGAVRIGRTVRKAAGTQTPTVQALLGDLHAQGFHRVPRPLGIDEAGREVWEYLRGSTIGTQEPWPDWVFGDALLTDVGYWLREFHDASEQFWSEDGRILGHQDLAPYNAVVDGERLVGFVDWDLVAPSVPLRDLAFVALRWVPLMGQDGRTPEQRWRRLRALLAAYGWRGSEEEVLDAVRVRAQDHADGLRQAALDGWGPAVELVAEGVADEFDRAAAGLAGLL
- a CDS encoding cell wall-binding repeat-containing protein, whose amino-acid sequence is MRTRRHAAIVGGLVVAGLLATGAPAQAVSTPFAYTGIVRAAGADRYETAAVVSHGSFAPSPGSALFLASGESFADALADGPAAAGLDGPLLLTAARGLPRPTIDVLKRLAPAFVHVVGGPDRVPDAVLSAVRALLPTATVDRTAGADRYATATAIATRFFPANQTSFVLARGDAFPDAVSGAALAGGRGEPLLLTAPKALPSTVTAWLNASDRARATVIGGVDSVSDPVADQVALFLTDADPVARLSGADRYDTAAVVARTTFPDAEVAVLATGRNFPDALAAVPAAAVNGAPLLLVPGDCTPAATDDYLSGATSLGATIVVGDESAISEESFAGTC